The genomic region AAAGCGTGGTTTTTGCAAACCTGGTTTTCGTGGTAATGACAGCCATCTACTCACTGGCCTTTCAATTAATACTGCTATTTAATGATTCATTAACAACCATAGGCTTAAGTATTGCCGCATGGCTTATACTTGCCTATGCATTGGTCGCTAGGCGTGGTCCCTGGGCCCTTCTATACGCTAAGGTCCACAGGGCACTGACTGGTGTTAATGTCCTTGGTATCACTAGAATCGAGAGACTTTTACTAATGCCCTACGTAATTAACTACGCAATTGCCATATTACTCACGGCATTTACTGGATATTCAATATTGAGTCTTGCCCTGAGGATCATAGTCACGATGCCAATGTTCATAATGATTGGTGAATTCGCAGTATTACCGCGAGTGGTAATGAGCAATCACGCTAAAATGTCCTGGTAATTGCCATTAATTACTTAACTGTTAATTATCAATTAAATATTGACCATGTTCTTACGCGACTTTAAGCACTGAATAAGTATTTTATCAGTTTAAATCGGTGGTTGAGGATTACGTTATAGCCCCGAGGTCCCGGCACGCCGGTTTCCCGCGGCCTCGCGGACCGCAGTACTCCCGAACGCGGCAGGGCGTTTCACTTCCGGGTTCTGGCGAGTCCGGGTGGTGCCACCCTGCCTATGGCCGGGTTACCTCGGTTTGGCCGTTAATGACGTGCTCACCCCAGTTTTTAAGCTTTATTTACCTTAAAACGACCGAGGCTCTTAAGGTCGCGAAGATTGGCGGGCCCGGTGGGATTTGAACCCACGACCTACGGCTCCGGAGGCCGCCGCTCTACCTGGCTGAGCTACGGGCCCAGGTTATTAATTATTTAAGGCATATATTAAGTTTTTATTGTTGGTTCGTAACTCACGTTGGTATTATTAAGGCTGCGCCGTATATTAGGCAGTATATTGTGTATAGTAGTCCCGTCCTTGCATCTATATCGTGTGCATTGTCCCTGAAGGCCCTCGCCAGTCTTGGTATTAGGGCTGCCGTGGGTAGCGTGGCCAGTGCGGTGTATGGTAGTATGCCGGTGATTACCAATGCCGTGTTGACTATGTAGGCCGTAATTAATGAGCCTATGTATATTTGATAGCCGTACTTAGCCGTTAACATGGCCAAAGTCCTAATTCCGGCCTTGGCATCGTATTCCCTATCCCTATAGTTGTTTGCGTATATTATCGAGAACATTATGAGGAATGGCGGTAATGAGACAAGGAGCACGCTTAGTGGTAGTGAGCCGCCGGATGCAGCCGCAAAGAAGCCGCTGACAAGTAATGGGCCCCAGGTCAATGCAACCGATAACTCACCAAGCCTCCTGTACTTAAGTGTGAAGGGTGGGCCTGTGTAGGCGTAGAGTAGGAATACACCAAGTAACCCAAGCGCTAGTATTAGGTAGCCCTCCATCACCGTTAGATACACGCCGATTGAGGCCCCCGCAATAATTAATGAGAATCCCAGGTTCCTAACGAATGATGGGCTTACCGTACCCATGACCAGCGGTTGACGCCTATAAACAGCCGTGGGTGAGTTTGGGCTGTCAACACCGTGTATGAAGTCGTAGTAGTCATTAAGCACGTTGACACTGGCATGAAGAAGTAAGGCGCCCGCCACAGCCATTACTGAGTACACAATTCTCAAGCCGTAGTAAAGCCCAAGGTGGTAGGCATAGCCAATACCGACTAGGGAAACGGCTAACGTCATTAATAGGCTCCATGCCCTGATAAGTCCGAGGATGTCGCCCTTATTCATTAATATTCAATTCAATTATTAATCATTTAAAAGCATTATTTTCTATATTAAGTAAAATAACCATGGCACGAGCCGCGCATCGCTACGAAACCAGTGGGAGGAGCACCATCATCAACTCTAGCCACACTACGTGGGTTATTATTGAGGCCGTGAGGCCAGCCTTATCCGCAAGTACACCATCAACAAGCCCAATGGCGAAGGCCCCGGCAATTAGGGCTGGATTTAACGTGGATATGTGGACGAGCGTGTAATAAATCATTGACGCTATCCAGGGCTCACCATTAAAAATGCCGCCTAATCCCCTCGCCAATTCCTGAAGACCACCCCTCCAGTAAACCTCCTCCATGAACCCAATGATCACCAGGGCAATGGATAAGGCATAGGCATTGACCATGCCCCTAACCATTTCATAAACGATGACCACATAACCCGCAAGCCCCATGTATTTAAGCAACGCATAACCACCAATAAAGACCATGTAGAGGACGCCGGACATAATAAGGCCAAGTACTATCACCACCACGGCGTTGATCCTAAACCACCGAAGCCTATCCCTAAACCAAGCCAGTGACAATGAACCAAGCAGTAACGTTGATAATGCCATGCCATAGACAAAGTACCTACTAAACACGTCGAAGGAAAGCGGCCACAAAACCAGGGGTAGCACTATGTAAGCCACGTCCCTAGCCCTAGTCCCACTCATGACGCATCACCACCTTACCAACCACACCCCTGCTCTCCATCAATTCATGGAGGGTCGGCGCCTCCTTAACCGTGGCCACCCTACTTATGAATGGCTTAATGCCCTTACTAACCATGAAGTCAATTACCTCCCTAAGGTACGCCTTAGACGCATTATGAATGCCGATTAACCTCGTATGCCTCAGATAAAACCTCCTAATGTCGACCTGGACAATTGGTGACTTCCCAAGGACTCCAAACGCGACCACGGTGCCCCCAGGCCTAATGGCTTCAAGGGCCATGGGCAGTGTATCGCCAATACTATCTATGGCCACGTCGACGCCGCCATCAGTATTCTCATTGACAAGCCTCATCAGCTCCTCCCTATCATAGCCAACAACCACGTCAGCACCAAGGGACTTCAAAAGACTGGGCCTCGTGGTAACGGCGATTACCCTGGCTCCCAACGCCTTAGTCAATATTGTTAATGCAGTGCCAATGCCGCCAGACCCACCAAGGACCAAAACCCAATCCCCTGGGCCAACATTAGCGACCCTAAGGGCCTTCCAGGAAACGCTATAGGCCAGCGGCAATACGGCCAATTCATTAATGCTCAACTCCCTAGGCGCCTTGACAAGGGCCTTAACGGGGACTCTAACCAACTCGCCGTATCCACCCCAAACATGAAAGCCAGGCATGGTCCATGAGGGACAGTGATCCTCCATGCCAGCCCTACAGAACCTGCACGATCCACAACCCCACACATTACTGACCAGGACTAAATCGCCAATCCTGAAATCACCGAGGTCCGTGCCCGGCCCAGCGGACTCTACATAGCCAACTATGTCGGCGCCAGGCACGTGAGGAAACTTAACGGGTATTCCTGGGTAGCCCCTACGCACTATTGCATCAATTCTATTCAACGAGGTGGCCAAGACCCTAACAACGACCTCGCCAGGGCTCGGCCTAGGGTCCGGGAACTCCATAACCCTAAGCACGTTGGGGTCTCCATGCCTATCAAAGCCCACTGCCCTCATACCTGGTTGAAAGACCGTAATTAATCCAGGATTTAAATCTTGGGTGTCTTCCCAATGGGTTTACCGAGGTTTCTCTATTCTATTCCATCATTTCTATCTCTTCTCAATAATTATGCGAATAAATTCAACAAAGTAAATTATAATTTCTCAACAAAGCTTTTATGCTTCATGTGTAGAAAGAGAATACTATAATGATCAATAAGGCAGACCTACTAATCACAGCAACGCTGGCAAACCTACTTGACTTGGCAACGAGTTACCTAGACTTCTCACTGCTTGGGCTACAGGAGCTTAACTACTACGCAACAACCCTACACCTAAACAACTACCTAGCCGCGGCAGCGGCCTTCATGACCTACGAGGCACTCATGGCAATAATATACCTGGCGACACCCAGGTACCCAAGGCTCAGGTGGTTTATGGCAGTGTTCATAGTCATGAAGTTCATGGCCGTGGCCGGCAACATAGCAGCGTCAATGGGCGTGTACAGCATAAACAACGCAATCATAGGAATGAACCAATCACTAACCAATGCCCTTAAATACTAGCCAAGAAAGACAAGGTATGGGAAGCAGAAACTAAGCCATACAATGAATGATAGAAAGAAGAACCAGAAACATAACCCATAAACACGCAACATTAGTTGCCCACGCTTCTACCCCAGTAGAAAGAGTTCTTACAAAATAGAAAGTACCAAAAACCACGCCTGCGAGCATTTATTAAGTAGTTGAAAGACCAACAACACGTATGGCAACAAAAATGAATAGAAAGGGTATATCCAACGTAGTGGCAACAATAATACTCATAGCCGTGGCAATAGCACTGGCAGTGGCAGTCGCCGTATGGGTCTTCGGCCTAGCAGGCTCAGCAAGCAAAACAGCATCACTTCAAATACAGGCACTGGGCTTAAGTGGTGTCGGTAACGGTAATAACACCTCTCCATACCTAGTAATCTTAGTCAGCAATCCATCAAGCAGTGGCGTTGGTATTAACGGTTTCACACTAGGAAGCTTAAGCTGTGTGTTTACTCAGCCAATTTCAATAGCCGCCGGAACACAGGGAGGAAACCTAACGATAGTACTACAGACATCTAATGGCTACTTCGCAACGGGATCAAACGCTATAACTGTAAGTTACAAGTATAACGGTAATACAGAATCAACAAGTGGAAGCTGTAGCGGACAGCAGGCTGCCCAGGTTGGTATACAATACAGTGGCTATATAACGACCGTTAGCGGGCAAACATACCCATTCTCAGTAACGGCAACCTCATAATACGGTTAATGCCTTAAATCGTTTCGTTAAAAAATTCAATTCTTTTTGTTTTTATCTACAAAACTTATACGGTTGCTATCATCTTATTACGCATTGTAGTTATTTACTGAACCAGGGTTCTTTGCCGAACCAGGGTGTCTCTACCTCGTCTAATCTCCATCTTTGTTTTGTTACTGCCTCGGTTGGGTCTATGGTGATTCCGCTTTTGTAGGCGAGTAGCCCTGTTAGTGCTATCATTCCTCCGTTGTCTCCCGCGTACTCTGGTGGTACTATGCCCAGTTTTGCGTTGAATTCATTGGCTATCCACTCCATTATTGACCTGAGCCTCCTACTCCTCGCCACGCCACCAGCCAGTAGCAGTTCCCTCTTGCCCGTCAACGCGAGTCCCCTCTCGACCACTTCACCGAGCATTGAGTATGCCGTTTCAACAAGGCTTAGGCATACGTCAGGTAACGCGACGCCCCTCCTAACGAGCCTTAGGGCCTCCTCGACTAATCCAGAGAAAGATACGTCCTGCCCCTTCACTGTGTATGGCAGCGGTATGTATTTACTACCCTTCTCCGCACACTCCTCCAGGTGCGGCACGCCTGGGTTTGGCAACCCAACACTCCTCGCGAAGTAGTCTAGGGCATTGCCGACGGCCATGTCTATGGTCTCGCCGAAGACCCCGTAGGACCTACCGGAGTGGGCTATAACCATAGTGTGGCCTCCAGACACGAGTAGGACTAGTGGGTCCCTGAACCTTACGGACCACCTAGCAACCTCGACATGCGCCACACCGTGGTGCACAGGCACCAGCGGCTTGCCGAACTTAATGGCTATTGCCCTCGCCAGGGTGGCGCCGACCCTCAGGGCTGGACCAAGGCCTGGGCCCATGGAGAAGGCCACTGCGTCTATATCCCTAATGCCTATACCCAACCTCCTTAGTGCCTCGTTGAGTATTCTTGGGCCTACTGTCACGTGGTGGTCCGCGGCAACCCTTGGGTGTATGCCCACGCCCTGTGGTGGTGTGTACGTGTCGTTGATGTTCACGAGTATCCCATCCTCACTGGCTATCCCAACGCCGAAGGTGTGCGCCGTGGATTCGATGCCCAGTACGAGCGTCATCAGTACACACCCTCCATTATTGAGTCAACGACGTCATCCAGCTCACCATCACTCAATCCGCCGTACTTACTGACTACGTAATTAATTGTGGACTTCACGGAATTCTCGAGCCAGCCACACCCTGGGTCATAATCATTGTCGATGGGTATTACGAAGTCACCCATTGTCTTGACAACGCCCGACTTCACCAGTCTCTCAATGACGCTTATGAATTCCGGGCTCGTTAGGACCAGGTCAATTCTATCCCAGTTAAATGCCTCAAAGCCTCCCAACCTATCTACCAGGAACACTATCTTGGCAAGTCTATCTAGGCTTACCCTGCCAAGTCTCCTGAGGGCATCAACGACTATGCACTCGATTAAGCCCATGCCCCTTGCAGCAGTGCTAGTCCCCTTTATTGGGTAATTAAACTTACTACCTACGCGCGGCAGGTGGGCAATGCTTAAATCCTGGGTTTAGCCGTGTATGGCATATGGTCAGTCCTGACCTACTAAGGGAAATACTAAAACCGAGCAATTCCGTCCTCGTGGTTTGGGACGTGCATAGGGCGTTGTTTAATGGTATATTCAATAAGGATGAGTTTCAAAGGGCTTTGAACACGGCAATAAACGCCGCCAGGAGGGTCAATGTGCCGATAATATTCACGAAGATAACCCCATTCCCAAGTGGTTTCGAGCCCGTAACCGCGAAGATAATGCAGTGGAGAAGGGGCTTCGGGCCTGAGGAGATGGAGTTGATAGTTCAGCCACAGCCCAATGACATAGTCATAAACAAGAACACATGGTCACTCTTCGTTGGGACAAACGTGGAGTTACTACTCAGGAACTCGGGTAGGTACACGGTCGTTTTCACGGGTATTGCCACGGACATAGGCGTGGAGACCAGCGCGAGACATGCCTATGCACTAGGCTTCATACCGGTGATAATCTCTGACGCGGTATCCTCATACGACAGGGAGGCCCACGAGAGGTCGCTGGCGAACATGAGGAGGTTCTTCCCGGTAATAACAGCTGATGAGTTAGCTAGGTACTGGTCGTGAGTTCCACATTCACCGGCTATTTCAAATTGGCTTCTCCTTTTATTTAGCTATTACCATGGCAAAGATTTATAAGTTCCAGAATTGAAAAATAAACGTGGAACAGAAAGAAACCCACAGTGTAGCTCAGGGTAATGGGCAGGGAATTGACGAGGCAAGGAGGCACTACTCACGTGGTATCGCCCTTATAAGGCTGGGTCGATTCGAGGAGGCACTGCCCGAGATTGAGAGGGCATTGGAGTTGGATCCAGGTAATGAGAGGTATAGGCTGACTAAGTTAGCCGTATTAATTGGGCTTGAGAGGTTTGAGGAGGCTGAGAATGAGTTGAGGGCCTTATACATTGGTCGACAGCAAGGCCCGTTGGTGGTTGGTTCGAATTCTAATAACGGCGTTGGGTTTAATGGAAGTAGGGATAGCGTAAAGCCCATGATTGGTAGAATTAATGTCAAGGAGTTAAGTGCCCTACTAATGAGGATGTTGCGTAAAGCCCG from Vulcanisaeta distributa DSM 14429 harbors:
- a CDS encoding tetratricopeptide repeat protein; the protein is MEQKETHSVAQGNGQGIDEARRHYSRGIALIRLGRFEEALPEIERALELDPGNERYRLTKLAVLIGLERFEEAENELRALYIGRQQGPLVVGSNSNNGVGFNGSRDSVKPMIGRINVKELSALLMRMLRKARALLIRVGIVMGRLLDHLMAKARLYLGVVRARLAKAINCVNGNTPNSCNGNSN
- the kae1 gene encoding KEOPS complex N(6)-L-threonylcarbamoyladenine synthase Kae1; amino-acid sequence: MTLVLGIESTAHTFGVGIASEDGILVNINDTYTPPQGVGIHPRVAADHHVTVGPRILNEALRRLGIGIRDIDAVAFSMGPGLGPALRVGATLARAIAIKFGKPLVPVHHGVAHVEVARWSVRFRDPLVLLVSGGHTMVIAHSGRSYGVFGETIDMAVGNALDYFARSVGLPNPGVPHLEECAEKGSKYIPLPYTVKGQDVSFSGLVEEALRLVRRGVALPDVCLSLVETAYSMLGEVVERGLALTGKRELLLAGGVARSRRLRSIMEWIANEFNAKLGIVPPEYAGDNGGMIALTGLLAYKSGITIDPTEAVTKQRWRLDEVETPWFGKEPWFSK
- a CDS encoding alcohol dehydrogenase catalytic domain-containing protein; this encodes MRAVGFDRHGDPNVLRVMEFPDPRPSPGEVVVRVLATSLNRIDAIVRRGYPGIPVKFPHVPGADIVGYVESAGPGTDLGDFRIGDLVLVSNVWGCGSCRFCRAGMEDHCPSWTMPGFHVWGGYGELVRVPVKALVKAPRELSINELAVLPLAYSVSWKALRVANVGPGDWVLVLGGSGGIGTALTILTKALGARVIAVTTRPSLLKSLGADVVVGYDREELMRLVNENTDGGVDVAIDSIGDTLPMALEAIRPGGTVVAFGVLGKSPIVQVDIRRFYLRHTRLIGIHNASKAYLREVIDFMVSKGIKPFISRVATVKEAPTLHELMESRGVVGKVVMRHEWD
- a CDS encoding archaellin/type IV pilin N-terminal domain-containing protein; protein product: MATKMNRKGISNVVATIILIAVAIALAVAVAVWVFGLAGSASKTASLQIQALGLSGVGNGNNTSPYLVILVSNPSSSGVGINGFTLGSLSCVFTQPISIAAGTQGGNLTIVLQTSNGYFATGSNAITVSYKYNGNTESTSGSCSGQQAAQVGIQYSGYITTVSGQTYPFSVTATS
- a CDS encoding cysteine hydrolase family protein: MVSPDLLREILKPSNSVLVVWDVHRALFNGIFNKDEFQRALNTAINAARRVNVPIIFTKITPFPSGFEPVTAKIMQWRRGFGPEEMELIVQPQPNDIVINKNTWSLFVGTNVELLLRNSGRYTVVFTGIATDIGVETSARHAYALGFIPVIISDAVSSYDREAHERSLANMRRFFPVITADELARYWS
- a CDS encoding prenyltransferase, which gives rise to MNKGDILGLIRAWSLLMTLAVSLVGIGYAYHLGLYYGLRIVYSVMAVAGALLLHASVNVLNDYYDFIHGVDSPNSPTAVYRRQPLVMGTVSPSFVRNLGFSLIIAGASIGVYLTVMEGYLILALGLLGVFLLYAYTGPPFTLKYRRLGELSVALTWGPLLVSGFFAAASGGSLPLSVLLVSLPPFLIMFSIIYANNYRDREYDAKAGIRTLAMLTAKYGYQIYIGSLITAYIVNTALVITGILPYTALATLPTAALIPRLARAFRDNAHDIDARTGLLYTIYCLIYGAALIIPT
- a CDS encoding CPBP family glutamic-type intramembrane protease; this translates as MSGTRARDVAYIVLPLVLWPLSFDVFSRYFVYGMALSTLLLGSLSLAWFRDRLRWFRINAVVVIVLGLIMSGVLYMVFIGGYALLKYMGLAGYVVIVYEMVRGMVNAYALSIALVIIGFMEEVYWRGGLQELARGLGGIFNGEPWIASMIYYTLVHISTLNPALIAGAFAIGLVDGVLADKAGLTASIITHVVWLELMMVLLPLVS